One window of the Streptomyces sp. ITFR-21 genome contains the following:
- the ettA gene encoding energy-dependent translational throttle protein EttA has protein sequence MAEYIYTMRKTRKAHGDKVILDDVTLSFLPGAKIGVVGPNGAGKSTVLKIMAGLEQPSNGDAFLSPGYSVGMLLQEPPLDETKTVLENVQDGVADTKAKLDRFNEIAELMATDYSDALLDEMGQLQEQLDHANAWDLDAQLEQAMDALGCPPGDWSVTTLSGGERRRVALCKLLLEAPDLLLLDEPTNHLDAESVQWLEQHLAKYAGTVVAVTHDRYFLDNVAQWILELDRGRAIPYEGNYSTYLENKASRLKVEGQKDAKRAKRLREELEWVRSNAKGRQAKSKARLARYEEMAAEADKMRKLDFEEIQIPPGPRLGAIVVEVAHLSKAFGEKVLIEDLSFTLPRNGIVGVIGPNGAGKTTLFKMLQGLEEPDSGEIKVGETVKVSYVDQGRANIDPKKTLWEVVSDGLDYINVGQVEMPSRAYVSAFGFKGPDQQKPAGVLSGGERNRLNLALTLKQGGNLLLLDEPTNDLDVETLSSLENALLEFPGAAVVVSHDRWFLDRVATHILAYEGEAKWFWFEGNFESYEKNKVERLGPDAARPHRTTYKKLTRG, from the coding sequence TTGGCTGAGTACATCTACACGATGCGCAAGACGCGCAAGGCGCACGGCGACAAGGTCATTCTCGATGACGTGACGCTGAGCTTCCTGCCCGGCGCGAAGATCGGTGTGGTCGGCCCCAACGGTGCCGGTAAGTCCACGGTTCTGAAGATCATGGCGGGGCTGGAGCAGCCGTCGAACGGGGACGCCTTCCTGTCACCGGGGTACAGCGTGGGGATGCTGCTGCAAGAGCCGCCGCTGGACGAGACCAAGACGGTGCTGGAGAACGTCCAGGACGGAGTCGCGGACACCAAGGCCAAGCTGGACCGGTTCAACGAGATCGCCGAACTGATGGCGACCGACTACTCGGACGCGCTGCTGGACGAGATGGGCCAGCTCCAGGAGCAACTGGACCACGCCAACGCGTGGGACCTGGACGCGCAGCTGGAGCAGGCGATGGACGCGCTGGGCTGCCCGCCCGGCGACTGGTCGGTCACCACGCTCTCCGGCGGCGAGCGGCGCCGGGTCGCCCTGTGCAAGCTGCTGCTGGAAGCGCCTGACCTGCTGCTGCTGGACGAGCCCACCAACCACCTCGACGCCGAGTCGGTCCAGTGGCTGGAGCAGCACCTGGCGAAGTACGCCGGGACCGTCGTGGCCGTGACCCACGACCGGTACTTCCTGGACAACGTGGCGCAGTGGATTCTCGAACTGGACCGCGGCCGGGCGATCCCTTACGAGGGCAACTACTCGACATATCTGGAGAACAAGGCGTCGCGGCTCAAGGTGGAGGGCCAGAAGGACGCCAAGCGGGCGAAGCGCCTCAGGGAGGAGCTGGAGTGGGTCCGCTCCAATGCCAAGGGGCGGCAGGCCAAGTCGAAGGCGCGACTGGCCCGTTACGAGGAGATGGCTGCCGAGGCGGACAAGATGCGGAAGCTGGACTTCGAGGAGATCCAGATCCCGCCGGGTCCGCGGTTGGGCGCGATCGTGGTCGAGGTCGCGCACCTGTCGAAGGCGTTCGGTGAGAAGGTGCTGATCGAGGATTTGTCGTTCACGCTGCCGCGCAACGGCATCGTGGGGGTCATCGGCCCGAACGGGGCGGGCAAGACCACCCTGTTCAAGATGCTCCAGGGACTGGAGGAGCCTGACTCCGGCGAGATCAAGGTCGGCGAGACGGTGAAGGTCTCCTACGTCGACCAGGGCCGGGCCAACATCGACCCGAAGAAGACGCTGTGGGAGGTCGTCTCGGACGGCCTGGACTACATCAACGTCGGACAGGTGGAGATGCCGTCACGGGCCTATGTGTCGGCGTTCGGCTTCAAGGGCCCGGACCAGCAGAAGCCGGCCGGGGTGCTGTCCGGTGGCGAGCGCAACCGCCTCAACCTGGCACTCACCCTCAAGCAGGGCGGGAACCTGCTGCTTCTCGACGAGCCGACCAACGACCTCGACGTGGAGACCCTGTCCTCGCTGGAGAACGCGCTGCTGGAGTTCCCCGGGGCAGCAGTGGTCGTCTCCCACGACCGCTGGTTCCTGGACCGGGTGGCGACGCACATCCTCGCGTACGAGGGTGAGGCCAAGTGGTTCTGGTTCGAGGGCAACTTCGAGTCCTATGAGAAGAACAAGGTCGAGCGGCTCGGCCCGGACGCCGCCCGTCCGCACCGGACCACTTACAAGAAGCTGACCCGCGGCTGA
- a CDS encoding vWA domain-containing protein → MAILSKSNVPRFSVDVYQNEFLPEGGREVNAIATVTATGGGTTGARLLPGAGQAPNAGVVIMVDCSGSMEYPPTKMRNARDATAVAIDAIRDGVAFAVVAGTHQAREVFPGGGRLAVADPATRAQARQALRKLTAGGGTAIGTWLTLADQLLRAGEVAIRHAILLTDGRNEHEEPQALQAALDRCAGSFTCDARGVGTDWEVKELTGVASALLGSVDIVADPAGLAADFQAMMENAMGKEIADVALRLWTPQGSEIVFVKQVAPNVEDLTARRTEAGPRAGDYPTGSWGDESRDYHVAVRVPAAGVGQEMLAARLSLVLPQPDGTWQPLAQGLVRAVWTDDMAASTRINPQVAHYTGQAELAQVIQQGLEARKSGDVDGATAKLGRAVQLASASGNEDTAKLLAKVVDVVDAASGTVRLKARVADADEMTLETRSTKTVRVKK, encoded by the coding sequence ATGGCCATTCTCTCCAAGTCGAACGTGCCGCGGTTCTCGGTCGACGTGTACCAGAACGAGTTCCTGCCCGAGGGCGGCCGTGAGGTCAACGCCATCGCCACGGTCACCGCGACCGGCGGCGGCACCACCGGGGCGCGGCTGCTGCCGGGAGCGGGCCAGGCGCCGAACGCGGGCGTGGTGATCATGGTGGACTGCTCGGGATCGATGGAGTACCCGCCTACCAAGATGCGCAACGCGCGGGACGCCACCGCCGTCGCCATCGACGCCATCCGTGACGGTGTCGCCTTCGCGGTGGTCGCCGGCACCCACCAGGCGCGGGAGGTGTTCCCCGGCGGCGGCCGGCTGGCCGTGGCCGACCCGGCCACCCGCGCGCAGGCCAGGCAGGCGCTGCGCAAGCTCACCGCAGGCGGCGGCACCGCCATCGGCACCTGGCTCACCCTCGCCGACCAGCTGCTGCGGGCGGGCGAGGTGGCGATACGGCACGCCATCCTGCTCACCGACGGGCGCAACGAGCATGAGGAGCCGCAGGCACTGCAGGCCGCCCTCGACCGGTGCGCGGGCTCCTTCACCTGCGACGCGCGCGGGGTCGGTACCGACTGGGAGGTCAAGGAGCTGACCGGCGTCGCCTCGGCGCTGCTCGGCTCGGTGGACATCGTGGCCGATCCGGCGGGCCTGGCCGCCGACTTCCAGGCGATGATGGAGAACGCGATGGGCAAGGAGATCGCGGACGTCGCGCTGCGGCTGTGGACCCCGCAGGGCTCCGAAATCGTCTTCGTCAAGCAGGTCGCGCCCAACGTGGAGGACCTCACCGCGCGCCGCACCGAGGCCGGGCCGCGGGCCGGCGACTACCCCACCGGTTCGTGGGGCGACGAGTCCCGCGACTACCACGTGGCGGTCCGGGTGCCGGCCGCCGGCGTCGGGCAGGAGATGCTGGCCGCGCGACTGTCCCTGGTGCTGCCGCAGCCCGACGGGACCTGGCAGCCGCTCGCCCAGGGCCTGGTGCGGGCGGTGTGGACCGACGACATGGCCGCCTCCACCCGGATCAACCCGCAGGTCGCCCACTACACCGGGCAGGCCGAACTGGCACAGGTCATCCAGCAGGGGCTGGAGGCCCGCAAGTCCGGCGACGTGGACGGCGCGACCGCCAAACTGGGCCGTGCGGTGCAGCTCGCCAGCGCCTCCGGCAACGAGGACACCGCCAAGCTGCTGGCGAAGGTGGTGGACGTGGTGGACGCGGCGAGCGGTACTGTGCGGCTGAAGGCGAGGGTCGCCGACGCCGACGAGATGACCTTGGAGACGCGGTCGACGAAGACCGTACGCGTGAAGAAATGA
- a CDS encoding PP2C family protein-serine/threonine phosphatase produces MDKDGYCEHCGHAQPRQRDHQEQELEGVAAVSDRGLRHHRNEDAFTVAAASLPDGTPAVAAVVCDGVSTAYRPDDASAAAAAAGSESLLAALERGSTAEDAMRGALLAAFDAVSALAEEPAPDGAAHRNAPACTCVSAVVAGPVFTVGWIGDSRAYWVPDDRSLPSSRLTEDDSWAARMVAAGLMTQAEAFADERAHAITGWLGADAVEVDPHVAAFQPEGPGVIVVCTDGLWNYAESAAELAEAIPADARARPLHSARTLLGVALDGGGHDNVTVAVLPFPAAVSRAGFPPA; encoded by the coding sequence GTGGACAAGGACGGCTACTGCGAACACTGCGGGCACGCGCAGCCGCGTCAACGGGACCACCAGGAGCAGGAGCTGGAGGGCGTGGCGGCGGTCAGCGACCGCGGTCTGCGGCACCACCGCAACGAGGACGCCTTCACCGTGGCCGCCGCCTCGCTGCCCGACGGCACCCCGGCCGTCGCCGCCGTGGTGTGCGACGGCGTGTCCACCGCGTACCGCCCCGACGACGCCTCGGCCGCCGCCGCCGCCGCCGGCAGCGAGTCGCTGCTGGCCGCGCTGGAGCGGGGCTCGACCGCCGAGGACGCCATGCGCGGCGCGCTGCTGGCCGCCTTCGACGCGGTCTCCGCGCTGGCCGAGGAACCGGCGCCGGACGGCGCGGCCCATCGCAACGCGCCGGCCTGCACCTGTGTCAGCGCCGTCGTCGCCGGCCCGGTGTTCACCGTCGGCTGGATCGGCGACAGCCGCGCGTACTGGGTTCCCGACGACCGCTCGCTGCCGTCGTCACGGCTCACCGAGGACGACTCGTGGGCGGCCAGAATGGTCGCGGCGGGCCTGATGACACAGGCGGAGGCGTTCGCCGACGAGCGGGCGCACGCGATCACCGGCTGGCTGGGCGCGGACGCGGTGGAGGTCGACCCGCACGTGGCGGCCTTCCAGCCGGAGGGGCCCGGGGTCATCGTGGTGTGCACCGACGGGCTGTGGAACTACGCGGAGTCGGCCGCGGAACTGGCCGAGGCCATCCCCGCCGACGCCCGGGCCCGCCCGCTGCACAGCGCCCGCACCCTACTCGGGGTGGCGCTGGACGGCGGCGGCCACGACAACGTAACGGTCGCGGTGCTGCCGTTCCCGGCCGCCGTGTCACGGGCAGGATTTCCACCGGCCTAG
- a CDS encoding globin, whose amino-acid sequence MTEIPRGTLPQATFYDQVGGEETFRRLVHRFYEGVAGDTELRAMYPEEDLGPAEERLTLFLIQYWGGPRTYSEARGHPRLRMRHFPFTVDKAAHDAWLRHMRDAVDALDLAPEHEQQLWDYLVYAAASMVNTPG is encoded by the coding sequence GTGACTGAGATCCCGCGCGGCACGCTCCCGCAAGCGACGTTCTACGACCAGGTCGGCGGCGAGGAGACGTTCCGCCGACTGGTGCACCGCTTCTACGAAGGTGTCGCCGGCGACACCGAGCTGCGCGCCATGTACCCGGAGGAGGACCTCGGTCCGGCGGAGGAGCGGCTGACCCTTTTCCTCATCCAGTACTGGGGTGGACCCCGCACCTACAGCGAGGCACGCGGCCACCCCCGGCTCCGCATGCGGCACTTCCCCTTCACCGTCGACAAGGCCGCGCACGACGCCTGGCTGCGCCACATGCGCGACGCTGTCGACGCCCTCGACCTGGCCCCCGAACACGAACAGCAGCTCTGGGACTACCTGGTGTACGCGGCGGCCTCCATGGTGAACACCCCCGGCTGA
- a CDS encoding FHA domain-containing protein, whose amino-acid sequence MPMCPNGHQSTTDDWCEVCGMRMAAPPAPPYGSRPTSSSSASSPASTPPTSMSPPGFGEPGEATAVAELCPQCGTPREGVALFCEECRYNFRSHTATAAPVTQAAPPAAPDTRVPPVAPLPPASAGFPPYPTYESPLSEPSAINRPAEPVPSGSVTVTSGSGDYLIGPPSAPVTPRGPATAKEGTGTAWVAVIAADREYFSAMIARSGPEGQNLYFPAFAPEVRLPLTGDQLTIGRRRQSTGDAPDIDLSRAPEDPGVSHQHAMLVRQPDGTWSVVDQDSTNGTTVNFGEDPIRPYTPVPLAEGDRVHVGAWTTITLRRV is encoded by the coding sequence ATGCCGATGTGTCCGAACGGCCATCAATCGACCACCGACGACTGGTGCGAGGTCTGCGGTATGCGGATGGCCGCGCCGCCGGCGCCGCCCTACGGGTCGCGTCCCACATCGTCCAGTTCCGCGTCCTCCCCCGCCTCGACCCCGCCCACCTCGATGTCCCCGCCCGGTTTCGGCGAGCCCGGGGAGGCGACCGCGGTGGCCGAGCTGTGCCCGCAGTGCGGCACCCCGCGGGAGGGCGTCGCGCTGTTCTGCGAGGAGTGCCGGTACAACTTCCGCTCCCACACGGCGACAGCCGCCCCGGTCACCCAGGCGGCGCCGCCCGCCGCACCCGACACCCGGGTGCCGCCGGTCGCCCCGCTCCCGCCCGCTTCGGCGGGCTTCCCGCCGTACCCGACGTACGAGTCGCCCCTGTCGGAGCCCTCGGCGATCAACCGCCCGGCTGAGCCGGTGCCCTCGGGGTCGGTCACGGTCACCTCGGGCTCGGGCGACTACCTGATCGGGCCGCCGTCCGCCCCGGTGACGCCCCGCGGGCCGGCGACGGCGAAGGAGGGCACAGGTACGGCGTGGGTCGCGGTGATCGCCGCGGACCGCGAGTACTTCTCGGCGATGATCGCCCGCAGCGGCCCCGAGGGGCAGAACCTGTACTTCCCCGCTTTCGCCCCCGAGGTCCGGCTGCCGCTCACCGGCGACCAGCTCACCATCGGCCGCCGACGGCAGAGCACCGGTGACGCCCCCGACATCGACCTGTCCCGCGCGCCCGAGGACCCCGGGGTCTCCCACCAGCACGCGATGCTGGTCCGGCAGCCGGACGGCACCTGGTCGGTGGTGGACCAGGACTCGACCAACGGCACCACCGTCAATTTCGGCGAGGACCCGATCCGCCCGTACACCCCGGTCCCGCTCGCCGAAGGCGACCGCGTGCACGTCGGGGCATGGACCACGATCACCCTGCGGCGGGTATGA
- a CDS encoding GTPase, which produces MAVTRPLEIASTGAGRTAGDQLAVRTDALGELFGLSRARLSPDALTETGDLLARIGERRRLSPAHTVVALAGATGSGKSSLFNALAGRALSPTGVRRPTTAHPVACTWQLAHTAGLLDRLGIAPQDRHAGQGHPQAPGPAGAAGTAHCSVGDAAGGGETPEGAEEQSLDGLVLIDLPDHDSAAAGHREQVDGLLRLVDVVVWVLDPEKYADAVLHERYLRPLAGHADVTVLVLNQVDRLPEDAADLVLDDLRRLLDEDGVAVGEHGEAGAVVLATSALTGQGVGDLRAVLAQIVTERAAAGRRLAADVDQAASRLRPLYVGEGGAGLTDPAREEFIDRLADAVGATAAGQSAERDWSGAAQNACGTPWSRLMGERTGLASCSRFSRKVRVSPFRGSGQRAGSGGNTGAAQGVQGRSRYGTALPASREAGRGPAQPASPSASRPLTDEAVRGLAADAARGLPAPWAQAVRDAARRGGEGLPAALDAAAERSRPGVPERPGWWAAAGAVQWLLMTVAVAGVVCAAAIVSGTFELVWWLPLVMTAVGGVGGPLVTSVCRLAARGPARRYGQVAERRLRDAAADCGRAGVLEPVAAELLRYREVREQFAVVAGSVPRLSGPRAADS; this is translated from the coding sequence ATGGCCGTCACCCGCCCACTCGAAATCGCGTCGACCGGAGCCGGCAGGACAGCCGGCGACCAGCTGGCGGTGCGGACGGACGCGCTCGGTGAACTATTCGGGCTCTCCAGGGCCAGGCTCAGTCCGGACGCCCTCACCGAGACCGGTGACCTGTTGGCGCGCATCGGCGAACGGCGTCGCCTGTCGCCCGCTCACACCGTGGTCGCCCTGGCCGGGGCGACCGGCAGCGGCAAATCCTCCCTCTTCAACGCGCTGGCCGGACGCGCCCTCTCTCCGACCGGCGTGCGGCGGCCCACCACCGCCCACCCGGTCGCCTGCACCTGGCAGCTCGCGCACACCGCCGGCCTGCTCGACCGCCTCGGCATCGCCCCCCAGGACCGGCACGCCGGGCAGGGGCACCCGCAGGCGCCGGGCCCCGCCGGGGCGGCCGGCACGGCACACTGTTCAGTTGGTGACGCCGCCGGGGGCGGTGAGACCCCCGAGGGCGCCGAGGAGCAGAGCCTCGACGGGCTGGTGCTGATCGACCTTCCCGACCACGATTCCGCCGCCGCCGGTCACCGCGAGCAGGTGGACGGCCTGCTGCGGCTGGTGGACGTCGTCGTCTGGGTGCTGGACCCGGAGAAGTACGCCGACGCCGTACTGCACGAGCGCTATCTGCGGCCCCTGGCCGGGCACGCCGACGTGACCGTGCTGGTCCTCAACCAGGTCGACCGGCTGCCAGAGGACGCGGCGGACCTGGTCCTCGACGACCTGCGACGGCTGCTCGACGAGGACGGAGTCGCTGTGGGAGAGCACGGCGAGGCCGGAGCCGTCGTGCTCGCCACGTCCGCTCTCACCGGACAGGGCGTAGGAGACCTGCGTGCCGTGCTGGCCCAGATCGTCACCGAGCGCGCCGCGGCCGGGCGGCGGCTGGCGGCCGATGTGGACCAGGCGGCGAGCAGACTCCGCCCGCTCTACGTCGGCGAGGGCGGCGCCGGCCTCACCGATCCCGCGCGCGAGGAGTTCATCGACCGGCTCGCGGACGCCGTCGGGGCGACCGCCGCCGGCCAGTCGGCGGAGAGGGACTGGTCGGGTGCCGCACAGAACGCGTGTGGCACGCCGTGGAGTCGACTGATGGGGGAACGGACCGGTCTCGCGAGCTGTTCCCGTTTCAGTCGTAAAGTCAGGGTTTCACCCTTTCGAGGGAGCGGGCAACGAGCGGGGTCGGGCGGCAACACCGGTGCGGCACAGGGAGTTCAGGGCCGTTCCCGGTACGGGACGGCCCTGCCGGCGAGCCGGGAGGCGGGACGCGGTCCCGCGCAGCCCGCGAGCCCGTCGGCGTCCCGACCGCTGACCGACGAAGCCGTACGGGGCCTGGCCGCCGACGCCGCCCGCGGGCTGCCCGCTCCCTGGGCCCAGGCGGTACGGGACGCGGCGCGGCGCGGCGGCGAGGGACTGCCGGCAGCACTGGACGCGGCAGCCGAGCGGTCTCGGCCGGGAGTGCCGGAGCGGCCCGGCTGGTGGGCGGCGGCCGGTGCGGTGCAGTGGCTGCTGATGACGGTGGCGGTGGCGGGCGTGGTGTGCGCGGCGGCGATCGTGTCGGGCACGTTCGAACTGGTCTGGTGGCTGCCGCTGGTGATGACCGCGGTCGGCGGGGTGGGCGGGCCGCTGGTCACCTCGGTCTGCCGGCTCGCCGCACGAGGTCCGGCCCGGCGCTACGGGCAGGTTGCCGAACGCCGGCTGCGGGACGCGGCGGCGGACTGCGGACGGGCGGGGGTGCTGGAGCCGGTCGCGGCCGAGCTGCTGCGGTACCGCGAGGTGCGCGAGCAGTTCGCGGTGGTGGCGGGTTCGGTGCCGCGGCTTTCCGGGCCCCGCGCGGCCGATTCCTGA
- a CDS encoding acyl-CoA thioesterase, with product MARHIFRCPLRWADMDAFGHVNNVVFLRYLEEARIDFMFRLAPGEGETTFAGGAVVARHEIDYLRPLVHRHEPVVIETWVTDITAASMTVKYEVKDEGTVYARAATVVVPYNLAEQRPRRITAEEKAFLERYLDEGAVAA from the coding sequence ATGGCACGACACATCTTCCGCTGCCCGTTGCGCTGGGCGGACATGGACGCCTTCGGGCATGTCAACAACGTCGTCTTCCTGCGGTACCTGGAAGAGGCGCGGATCGACTTCATGTTCCGCCTGGCGCCCGGCGAGGGGGAGACGACCTTCGCCGGGGGCGCGGTGGTGGCGCGGCACGAGATCGACTACCTGCGTCCGCTGGTGCACCGGCACGAGCCGGTCGTCATCGAGACCTGGGTGACGGACATAACGGCCGCGTCCATGACGGTGAAGTACGAGGTCAAGGACGAGGGAACGGTGTACGCGCGGGCGGCCACGGTCGTGGTGCCCTACAACCTGGCCGAGCAGCGGCCCCGGCGGATCACCGCGGAGGAGAAGGCGTTCCTCGAGCGGTACCTGGACGAGGGAGCCGTCGCCGCATGA
- the ssb gene encoding single-stranded DNA-binding protein, with protein MNETLVTVVGNVATEPETHLTATGVPMTRFRLATTTRRWDAERGGWTDGSTSFFTVRAWRNLAGNVKESIGLGEPLVVQGRLKIREEEKEGRRYLTAEIEAVAVGHDLTRGIARFTRGTTAPVIVRSEHPGRPDRSEREDRPRRGKRPGREKPAGSGVPSPPLAASAL; from the coding sequence ATGAACGAGACGCTGGTGACCGTAGTAGGGAACGTCGCAACTGAGCCGGAGACCCATCTGACCGCGACCGGTGTGCCCATGACCCGGTTCCGGCTGGCCACCACCACGCGCCGCTGGGACGCCGAACGCGGCGGGTGGACGGACGGGTCGACGAGTTTCTTCACGGTGCGCGCGTGGCGCAACCTCGCCGGGAACGTCAAGGAGTCGATCGGACTCGGTGAACCCCTCGTCGTGCAGGGGCGGCTGAAGATCCGAGAAGAGGAGAAGGAAGGGCGCCGCTATCTGACCGCGGAGATCGAGGCCGTGGCTGTGGGACACGATCTGACCCGCGGGATCGCCCGGTTCACACGGGGGACGACGGCCCCTGTCATCGTGCGGTCCGAGCATCCGGGCCGGCCGGACCGGTCCGAGCGGGAAGACCGGCCGAGGCGCGGGAAGCGTCCCGGCCGGGAGAAGCCGGCTGGGTCCGGGGTACCTTCGCCGCCCCTGGCGGCCTCGGCGCTGTGA
- a CDS encoding tetratricopeptide repeat protein codes for MSKCQRPGCGGALEDVGGGELFCDTCGLAPLPAAAGTGTGPAGAGSAGAGAGAGRPGVAGIPPARAGADSGRSAASSSRSARSSSQASRRSVSGRLSQSLTGSGTGRAVSVRSSRGTASAPTRGKLGAGLVSVPPIPRPDPAAAVLENPEVPERKRFCSRGECGAPVGRSRGDRPGRTEGFCSKCGHPYSFTPKLRPGDVVHGQYHVVGCLAHGGLGWIYLAVDRAVSDRWVVLKGLLDTGDEDALAAAVSERRFLAEIEHPNIVRIYNFVEHLDQRTGTLDGYIVMAYVGGKSLKEIANERRTPDGRREPLPVAQAIAFAIEALEALGHLHSRNLLYCDFKVDNAIQTGDRLELIDMGAVRRMDDAESAIYGTVGYQAPEVAEVGPSVASDLYTVARTLAVLTFDFQGYTNVFADSLPDPGSIEVFSRYESFYRLLVRATDPDPRQRFASAEEMAEQLLGVLREVVALESGVPRPALSTLFGPELRVVDTELVRPVTGDTSALGADRALEKAARRRGGAGAAPSGPAGTAPAGPPVSAPAAAPAVAGTFGPPPVLSGPAGGGPPAVPAAGPVVSRLDQAAAVLALPVPHVDPGDPNAGFLAGLSAAAPAETVAALQSAPEDSVEKRLRDVRARLELGDTEGAHLVLRTLADDDLDDWRVVWHRGLAALSTGDFETAALSFDGVYDAFPGEPAPKLALGVCAEVLGQLDNAADYYRLVWTTDHSYVSAAFGLARVLLKSGDRVGAVSALESVPESSIHYTAARVAAVRARLRDRSPGEPLLPDLYAAGRQLEDLQQQGLDSDRREQLATEVLGSALDWVLAGRNGEVAGGPAPAGLLGAGLTERDLRLGLEHSYRVLARLAQQGGARIELVERANRFRPRTWV; via the coding sequence GTGAGCAAGTGCCAACGGCCCGGCTGCGGCGGGGCCTTGGAGGACGTAGGCGGCGGCGAGCTGTTCTGCGACACCTGCGGGCTGGCGCCGCTGCCGGCCGCGGCGGGGACCGGCACGGGGCCTGCGGGAGCGGGGTCCGCCGGAGCGGGGGCCGGCGCCGGGCGGCCGGGCGTGGCGGGAATCCCGCCCGCGCGGGCCGGCGCCGACTCCGGCCGGTCCGCGGCCAGCTCCTCCCGCTCGGCCAGGTCCTCCTCGCAGGCGTCCAGGCGCTCGGTGTCCGGGCGGCTCTCGCAGTCGCTGACCGGCAGCGGCACCGGCCGCGCGGTGTCGGTGCGCAGCTCCCGGGGGACGGCCAGCGCGCCCACCCGCGGCAAGCTGGGCGCCGGCCTGGTCTCCGTACCGCCCATCCCGCGGCCCGACCCGGCCGCCGCCGTCCTGGAAAACCCCGAGGTACCCGAGCGCAAGCGGTTCTGCAGCCGGGGCGAATGCGGCGCCCCGGTGGGCCGCAGCCGCGGCGACCGCCCCGGCCGTACCGAGGGCTTCTGCTCCAAGTGCGGCCACCCGTACTCCTTCACGCCCAAGCTCCGGCCCGGTGACGTGGTGCACGGCCAGTACCACGTGGTGGGCTGCCTGGCGCACGGCGGCCTCGGCTGGATCTACCTGGCGGTCGACCGCGCGGTCTCCGACCGCTGGGTGGTGCTCAAGGGCCTGCTCGACACCGGCGACGAGGACGCGCTGGCCGCGGCGGTCTCCGAGCGGCGCTTCCTGGCCGAGATCGAGCACCCCAACATCGTCCGCATCTACAACTTCGTCGAGCACCTCGACCAGCGCACCGGCACCCTCGACGGCTACATCGTGATGGCCTACGTCGGCGGCAAGTCGCTCAAGGAGATCGCCAACGAGCGCCGCACCCCGGACGGCAGGCGCGAGCCGCTGCCGGTCGCGCAGGCCATCGCCTTCGCCATCGAGGCGCTGGAGGCGCTCGGCCACCTGCACAGCCGCAACCTGCTCTACTGTGACTTCAAGGTGGACAACGCGATCCAGACCGGGGACCGGCTGGAGCTGATCGACATGGGCGCGGTCCGGCGGATGGACGACGCCGAGTCGGCGATCTACGGCACGGTCGGCTACCAGGCGCCCGAAGTCGCCGAGGTCGGCCCGTCGGTGGCCTCCGACCTCTACACGGTGGCCCGCACGCTGGCCGTGCTGACCTTCGACTTCCAGGGCTACACCAACGTCTTCGCGGACAGCCTGCCCGACCCGGGCAGCATCGAGGTGTTCTCCCGGTACGAGTCCTTCTACCGGCTGCTGGTCCGGGCCACCGACCCGGACCCGCGCCAGCGGTTCGCCTCCGCCGAGGAGATGGCCGAGCAGCTGCTCGGGGTGCTGCGGGAGGTCGTGGCGCTGGAGTCCGGCGTGCCGCGGCCGGCCCTGTCCACCCTGTTTGGGCCCGAGCTACGGGTGGTGGACACCGAGTTGGTACGGCCGGTGACCGGTGACACCTCGGCGCTCGGCGCGGACCGGGCGCTGGAGAAGGCGGCGCGCAGACGGGGCGGGGCGGGGGCGGCGCCCTCGGGGCCGGCAGGGACCGCGCCGGCGGGCCCGCCGGTGAGCGCGCCCGCGGCCGCCCCCGCGGTCGCCGGGACCTTCGGGCCGCCGCCGGTGCTGTCCGGCCCGGCGGGCGGCGGCCCGCCGGCCGTTCCCGCGGCCGGGCCGGTCGTCTCCCGGCTGGACCAGGCCGCCGCCGTACTCGCCCTGCCCGTACCCCACGTGGATCCCGGCGACCCCAACGCCGGTTTCCTCGCCGGGCTGTCGGCCGCCGCGCCGGCCGAGACGGTCGCCGCGCTCCAGTCGGCGCCGGAGGACTCGGTGGAGAAGCGGCTGCGGGACGTACGGGCCCGGCTGGAGCTGGGCGACACCGAGGGCGCGCACCTGGTACTGCGGACGCTCGCCGACGACGACCTGGACGACTGGCGGGTGGTGTGGCACCGCGGCCTGGCGGCGCTGTCCACCGGCGACTTCGAAACGGCGGCGCTCAGCTTCGACGGCGTGTACGACGCGTTCCCCGGCGAGCCGGCGCCGAAGCTGGCGCTCGGCGTCTGCGCGGAGGTGCTGGGCCAGCTGGACAACGCGGCCGACTACTACCGGCTGGTGTGGACGACCGACCACAGCTATGTCAGCGCCGCGTTCGGCCTGGCCCGGGTGCTGCTCAAGTCCGGCGACCGGGTGGGCGCGGTGAGCGCCCTGGAGTCGGTGCCGGAGTCCTCCATCCACTACACGGCGGCCCGGGTGGCCGCGGTACGGGCCCGGCTGCGGGACCGCTCACCGGGCGAGCCGCTGCTGCCCGACCTGTACGCCGCCGGCCGGCAGTTGGAGGACCTGCAGCAGCAGGGCCTCGACTCCGACCGGCGCGAGCAGCTGGCCACCGAGGTGCTGGGCAGCGCACTGGACTGGGTGCTGGCCGGCCGGAACGGCGAGGTGGCCGGCGGCCCCGCGCCGGCCGGCCTGCTCGGCGCCGGACTCACCGAGCGGGACCTGCGGCTCGGCCTGGAGCACTCGTACCGGGTGCTGGCCAGGCTGGCCCAGCAGGGCGGCGCGAGGATCGAACTGGTGGAGCGGGCCAACCGCTTCCGCCCCCGGACATGGGTATAG